In one Aquabacterium sp. OR-4 genomic region, the following are encoded:
- a CDS encoding TonB-dependent receptor: MTTSIRRARSGRGQAGFQVRPVAVGCAMLLLGASELAMAQQASQEVVVTGIRRGIESAISVKKNADGIVEAVSAEDIGKLPDSSIAEALARLPGLTAQRVNGRAQEIQVRGLAGQFASTLLNGREQVSTGDNRAAEFDQYPSELLGGVSIYKTPYANLVGQGLSGTIDLQTVRPLNFASRSIAVNLRGERNSMGSLNDGGSGANGSRFSASYIDQFANRTIGVALGYARLDSPNQNQYYRSWGYPSGSGTIGATTYNDVRLPGGIQVRAESAEQVRDGLMAVLQYKPNKDFESLVDLYYSKFEKTALQRGFESGLAWSGATLTNPKVSGATQTAPNTYSGGVLTSADYVGVKPVFRHDLNTREDEIKAIGWNNKLKLAGWTATTDLSWSKATRSESILELYSGTVPGSTGATDTFTVNLPDGGGVPSIRAGLNYADPSIIRLVDSGGWGQAGYLKQPKVSDELKSVRMGLQRDVSAGFVSRIDLGANYTEREKSRDVPEFFTDLKAAPTTVPASMLRGSTSLAFVGIPSMLSYDPAQALAQLYTLRANVNNADIINKQWTVREKISTGYLKADIDTEVMGKGLRGNAGVQVVHTNQSSTAYDVDLSDRSKQRQQTAGTTYTDVLPSLNLALSLNESQVVRLGMAKQMARPRMDDMRATRKFDVDTSRVPTVWTGDGGNPELKPWRADALDLSFEQYFGNKGYVALAGYYKDLKSYIYKQKVPRSFAGVTVPTGKTAPTSDIGLFEQPANGSGGSISGAEFSLSVPLSMLSKSLDGFGVVYTASVTESQIQPFGPGDTRPLPGLSKKVWNLTGYYEKYGFSARASYRYRGPYVAEVTGFGADRAFEYAKAESIVDLQLGYEFSSGPAKGLSLLVQVNNATNEPYEEYYNNDPTQVRQNTKYGRTMLFGINYKM; encoded by the coding sequence ATGACGACATCCATCCGGCGCGCGCGCAGCGGTCGCGGCCAAGCGGGGTTCCAGGTGCGGCCGGTGGCCGTGGGCTGCGCCATGCTGTTGCTGGGCGCCAGCGAGCTGGCCATGGCGCAGCAGGCCAGCCAGGAAGTGGTGGTGACCGGCATCCGCCGCGGCATCGAGAGCGCGATCTCGGTGAAGAAAAACGCCGACGGCATCGTCGAGGCGGTGTCGGCCGAAGACATCGGCAAGCTGCCCGACAGCAGCATCGCCGAAGCGCTGGCACGCCTGCCGGGCCTGACGGCGCAACGCGTGAACGGCCGTGCCCAGGAGATCCAGGTGCGCGGTCTGGCCGGGCAGTTTGCGAGCACGCTGCTCAACGGGCGCGAGCAGGTCAGCACCGGCGACAACCGGGCGGCCGAGTTCGACCAGTACCCGTCCGAGCTGCTGGGCGGCGTGTCGATCTACAAGACGCCCTACGCCAACCTGGTGGGTCAGGGCCTGTCGGGCACCATCGACCTGCAGACGGTGCGGCCGCTCAACTTTGCCAGCCGCTCGATCGCGGTGAACCTGCGCGGCGAGCGCAACTCGATGGGCAGCCTCAATGACGGCGGTTCCGGGGCCAATGGCAGCCGCTTCAGCGCCTCGTACATCGACCAGTTCGCCAACCGCACCATCGGCGTGGCGCTGGGCTATGCGCGCCTGGATTCGCCCAACCAGAACCAGTACTACCGCAGCTGGGGCTACCCCAGCGGCAGCGGCACGATCGGCGCCACCACCTACAACGATGTGCGCCTGCCGGGCGGCATCCAGGTGCGGGCCGAGTCGGCCGAGCAGGTGCGCGACGGCCTGATGGCGGTGCTGCAGTACAAGCCGAACAAGGACTTCGAGAGCCTGGTCGACCTGTACTACTCGAAGTTCGAGAAAACCGCGCTGCAGCGCGGCTTCGAGAGCGGCCTGGCCTGGTCGGGTGCCACGCTCACCAACCCCAAGGTGAGCGGCGCCACGCAGACCGCGCCCAACACCTACAGCGGCGGCGTGCTCACCTCGGCAGACTACGTGGGCGTCAAGCCGGTGTTCCGGCATGACCTGAACACCCGCGAGGACGAGATCAAGGCCATTGGCTGGAACAACAAGCTCAAGCTCGCCGGCTGGACCGCCACCACCGACCTGAGCTGGTCGAAGGCCACGCGCTCGGAGTCGATCCTCGAGCTGTACTCGGGCACCGTGCCCGGCAGCACCGGCGCCACCGACACCTTCACCGTCAACCTGCCCGATGGCGGCGGCGTGCCCAGCATCCGCGCCGGGCTGAACTACGCCGATCCGTCGATCATCCGCCTGGTCGATTCGGGCGGCTGGGGCCAGGCCGGCTACCTGAAGCAGCCCAAGGTGAGCGACGAGCTCAAGTCGGTGCGCATGGGGCTGCAACGCGATGTCTCGGCGGGCTTCGTCAGCCGCATCGACCTGGGCGCCAACTACACCGAGCGCGAGAAGTCGCGCGACGTGCCCGAGTTCTTCACCGACCTGAAGGCCGCGCCCACCACGGTGCCGGCCAGCATGCTGCGCGGCAGCACCTCGCTGGCCTTCGTCGGCATTCCGTCGATGCTCAGCTACGACCCGGCCCAGGCCCTGGCCCAGCTGTACACGCTGCGCGCCAACGTCAACAACGCCGACATCATCAACAAGCAGTGGACGGTGCGCGAGAAGATCAGCACCGGCTACCTGAAGGCCGACATCGACACCGAGGTGATGGGCAAGGGCCTGCGCGGCAATGCCGGCGTGCAGGTGGTGCACACCAACCAGAGCTCGACCGCCTACGACGTGGATCTGTCCGACCGCTCCAAGCAGCGCCAGCAGACCGCCGGCACCACCTACACCGATGTGCTGCCCAGCCTGAACCTGGCGCTGTCGCTGAACGAGTCGCAGGTGGTGCGCCTGGGCATGGCCAAGCAGATGGCCCGGCCACGCATGGACGACATGCGCGCCACGCGCAAGTTCGACGTGGACACCAGCCGCGTGCCGACGGTGTGGACCGGCGACGGCGGCAACCCCGAGCTCAAGCCCTGGCGCGCCGACGCGCTGGACCTGTCGTTCGAGCAGTACTTCGGCAACAAGGGCTACGTGGCCCTGGCCGGCTACTACAAGGACCTGAAGAGCTACATCTACAAGCAGAAGGTGCCGCGCAGCTTTGCCGGCGTCACGGTGCCCACCGGCAAGACCGCGCCCACCTCCGACATCGGCCTGTTCGAGCAGCCGGCCAATGGCAGCGGCGGGTCGATCAGCGGTGCCGAGTTCTCGCTGTCGGTGCCGCTGTCGATGCTGAGCAAGTCGCTCGACGGCTTTGGCGTGGTCTACACCGCGTCGGTCACCGAGAGCCAGATCCAGCCCTTCGGGCCGGGTGACACGCGGCCGCTGCCGGGCCTGTCGAAGAAGGTCTGGAACCTGACCGGCTACTACGAGAAGTACGGCTTCTCGGCACGTGCCAGCTACCGCTACCGCGGCCCGTACGTGGCCGAGGTCACCGGCTTCGGCGCCGACCGCGCGTTCGAGTACGCCAAGGCCGAGAGCATCGTCGACCTGCAGCTGGGCTACGAGTTCAGCAGCGGGCCGGCCAAGGGCCTGTCGCTGCTGGTGCAGGTGAACAACGCCACCAACGAGCCCTACGAGGAGTACTACAACAACGACCCGACCCAGGTGCGCCAGAACACCAAGTACGGCCGCACCATGCTCTTCGGCATCAACTACAAGATGTGA